One Panicum virgatum strain AP13 chromosome 9K, P.virgatum_v5, whole genome shotgun sequence genomic region harbors:
- the LOC120648193 gene encoding WAT1-related protein At5g64700-like — protein sequence MPGPDDEELAAQATRPPPESPAANSGGWKPALCVVISEVFNTGTILLSKVAIDWGTFVFSLLFYRSILGAVFTLPFALFFESGKWKHLDKRALGWLFLNALAGYSSPMSLYYYGLRDTAASYAVIFASLTPLVTFVLSILLGMEKLRLSSKEGSSKVTGVLVCFGGALLISLYKGKVLLLGRAVVRAGHKDSNGAASPHHLRGTLLLLGNCISYACWYPIQVKVLGVYPWKHWSSVVTCFFGGLQTFAIGIIMRRDKLAWQIGWNIQLLTIVYSAALGTAAKYWLNLYAVEKRGPVYPPMFSTLSAVFIIILGTLLLGESLTIGSLLGSCLVLGGLYIYLYGKAKEPQAKTTMSGSMDKELQVWPTRGSTSEDAASGP from the exons ATGCCGGGCCCCGACGACGAGGAGCTCGCCGCTCAGGcgacccggccgccgccggagagccCTGCTGCTAACTCCG GAGGATGGAAGCCAGCTCTGTGCGTGGTCATTTCCGAGGTCTTCAACACGGGGACTATACTGCTAAGCAAGGTTGCCATCGACTGGGGCACGTTCGTCTTCTCGTTGCTCTTTTACCGCAGCATTTTAGGCGCCGTCTTCACCCTGCCGTTTGCCCTGTTCTTCGAGAG TGGGAAGTGGAAGCACCTGGACAAGAGGGCTCTTGGATGGCTCTTCCTGAATGCACTTGCCGG ATATTCATCGCCTATGTCACTGTATTACTACGGGCTAAGGGACACAGCCGCCTCCTACGCTGTGATCTTCGCTAGTTTGACTCCGCTCGTCACTTTTGTCCTGTCCATACTGCTTGG CATGGAGAAACTGCGCCTCAGCTCCAAAGAGGGCAGTTCAAAGGTGACTGGAGTATTGGTTTGCTTTGGCGGGGCTCTGCTGATAAGTCtctacaaaggaaaagttctGCTGCTCGGACGTGCAGTTGTAAGAGCGGGCCATAAGGATTCCAATGGAGCTGCTagtccacaccatttgaggggCACCTTGCTTTTGTTGGGTAATTGCATAAGCTATGCATGTTGGTACCCCATACAG GTGAAAGTTCTAGGCGTATACCCATGGAAACATTGGTCTTCAGTGGTAACTTGTTTTTTCGGTGGTCTGCAAACATTTGCCATAGGAATAATCATGAGAAGGGACAAACTTGCCTGGCAAATAGGATGGAATATTCAACTACTCACCATCGTCTACTCA GCTGCACTTGGCACAGCAGCCAAGTACTGGCTGAATCTGTATGCGGTGGAAAAACGAGGCCCAGTTTACCCACCGATGTTCAGCACATTATCTGCAGTGTTCATCATAATTCTAGGAACACTATTACTTGGAGAGAGCCTCACTATTGGGAG CTTGTTGGGCAGTTGCCTGGTTTTGGGTGGCCTTTATATATACCTCTATGGAAAGGCCAAGGAACCACAGGCGAAGACTACAATGTCAGGTTCAATGGATAAAGAGCTTCAGGTGTGGCCTACCCGTGGTTCAACAAGTGAGGATGCAGCATCTGGTCCATGA
- the LOC120652948 gene encoding putative metallophosphoesterase At3g03305 translates to MASELPLPLLALLFLVLLPPLCSSWRPADDDDASVSRSVFPMDGDVAWVVQVSDLHISAYIPERAADLALLGTALRAIRPHLLLVTGDITDAKNQQRTTSRQDEYEWVIYKKTIDTILGRGSIEKSRIFDIRGNHDTYGVPHRGGELDFFSTYSVNSQLKRLSTISSILLQGDRSYQFLGIDDTMSVGIRFPANLFGHPTDKRIEAVNSELKYWTNHSKTPVTKVIFGHFPMSFTTSSEKGQRYESVFARQSISAYLCGHLHAKVSKQLWRYHEVRTTEGHKSSFWEWELGDWKDSRLMRILAIDGGAVSFIDHTLKQALQTSILVTYPTDSRSMNMLESEKWSMRNDINVLVFSHQVIRNVSARVFDSHSEFKIVEEIPLQLVASSSVHRPLFHAKWNAENYRSPSPTRYWLQVFVLDSHGVKISSEQRPFSVEGKMAIPTSPWLNYLVFEVQWEDMYQLLMWSNMAFTIVLLCSPKLLYHFVSRSSSYQRWSVSVLSSPIQQRKTSFWLIWFLMEGTRSKPFWLCLVIYVLWLIEMPWFWGRATSENGEIAQMYLSGWSIPFYDGGLTGNKLSNPDVLVITLPFLYLVVAPVIVLIYGLFAEKSIAYLRRSRRIEYSVDLENMHAESVRLLPVAPRALLMKFPDKLVSMTIQFCGSWTRRALLLACLIIAAVHLKLCSKLMSAYGTVPVALSPPLTWMPLLLLGAAAYCTNVHAD, encoded by the exons ATGGCCTCcgagctccctctccctctcctcgcacTCCTCTTCCTCGTACTCCTACCGCCGCTGTGCTCCTCGTGGCGgccggccgacgacgacgacgcgtcCGTGTCGAGGTCGGTCTTCCCCATGGACGGGGACGTGGCGTGGGTGGTGCAGGTCAGCGACCTCCACATcagcgcctacatccctgagcGTGCCGCTGACCTTGCGCTGCTCGGCACCGCCCTGCGCGCCATCCGGCCTCACCTTCTCCTCGTCACCGGTGACATCACTG ATGCTAAGAATCAGCAAAGAACTACTTCAAGACAGGATGAATATGAATGGGTTATCTACAAGAAAACCATTGATACAATTCTTGGAAGAGGCAGTATTGAAAAGAGCAGGATATTTGATATTAGAGGCAATCATGACACTTATGGAGTGCCCCATAGAGGAGGAGAATTGGACTTCTTCTCAACCTATAGTGTTAACTCACAGCTTAAGCGATTAAGCACCATCAGTAGTATATTGCTTCAG GGAGACAGAAGCTACCAATTTCTGGGTATTGATGATACAATGAGTGTTGGCATTCGTTTTCCTGCAAATCTTTTTGGTCATCCAACTGATAAAAGGATAGAAGCAGTAAATTCAGAGCTTAAATACTGGACCAATCATTCCAAAACTCCAGTTACGAAAGTTATTTTCGGACATTTCCCTATGTCATTCACTACATCATCTGAAAAAGGCCAGCGTTATGAAAGTGTGTTTGCAAGGCAGTCAATTTCAGCATACCTATGTGGCCATCTGCATGCAAAAGTTAGTAAGCAGCTTTGGAGGTATCATGAAGTGAGAACAACCGAAGGTCACAAGTCAAGCTTTTGGGAATGGGAACTTGGAGACTGGAAGGACTCCAGATTGATGAGGATTTTAGCAATAGATGGTGGTGCAGTCTCCTTCATAGATCACACATTGAAACAGGCACTCCAAACTTCCATCTTGGTCACATATCCAACAGATTCAAGAAGTATGAATATGTTGGAATCAGAAAAGTGGTCAATGAGAAATGATATAAATGTTCTTGTTTTCTCTCATCAAGTTATACGTAATGTGAGTGCTAGAGTCTTTGACTCTCATAGTGAGTTTAAGATTGTTGAGGAGATACCTCTGCAGCTTGTTGCCAGTTCTTCTGTTCACAGACCTTTGTTTCATGCCAAATGGAATGCTGAAAATTACAGAAGTCCATCCCCTACTCGATACTGGTTGCAAGTATTTGTTCTTGATTCTCATGGTGTAAAGATTTCAAGTGAGCAGAGACCATTTTCAGTTGAGGGTAAGATGGCAATTCCCACAAGCCCATGGCTCAACTATCTGGTTTTTGAAGTCCAGTGGGAAGACATGTATCAACTCCTTATGTGGAGTAATATGGCCTTCACCATTGTATTGTTATGCTCCCCGAAACTACTGTATCATTTTGTTAGTAGAAGTTCATCATATCAAAGGTGGTCTGTGTCAGTTCTGTCATCCCCTATCCAGCAGAGAAAAACTTCCTTTTGGCTCATCTGGTTTTTAATGGAGGGCACAAGGAGTAAGCCTTTCTGGTTGTGTCTAGTAATATATGTTCTCTGGCTTATTGAAATGCCATGGTTCTGGGGTCGTGCAACATCTGAAAATGGAGAAATTGCGCAAATGTACTTATCTGGATGGAGCATACCATTTTATGATGGGGGCTTAACAGGCAACAAACTGAGCAACCCAGATGTGCTTGTCATCACACTACCTTTCCTATATCTGGTGGTTGCCCCTGTAATAGTCCTTATATATGGCCTGTTTGCAGAAAAGTCTATTGCATATTTGCGGCGCAGCAGAAGAATAGAATACTCTGTTGACTTAGAAAATATGCATGCTGAGTCAGTACGCTTGCTGCCAGTTGCTCCAAGGGCTTTACTAATGAAATTCCCTGACAAGTTGGTGTCCATGACGATCCAGTTTTGTGGTAGCTGGACAAGGAGGGCTCTTCTACTTGCATGCTTGATCATTGCAGCGGTACATTTGAAG CTTTGTTCAAAGCTAATGTCAGCTTATGGAACGGTACCAGTAGCCTTGTCTCCCCCACTAACGTGGATGCCACTGTTATTATTAGGTGCTGCTGCCTATTGTACAAACGTCCATGCAGATTAA